A genomic segment from Glycine max cultivar Williams 82 chromosome 1, Glycine_max_v4.0, whole genome shotgun sequence encodes:
- the LOC102669939 gene encoding uncharacterized protein, whose product MAEDQPKRFTLEDYSSSTVPQFFTSIARSEVQAHNITYPYSLIQLIQGNLFHGLPNEDPYAHLATYIEICNTVKIAGVPEDAVRLSLFSFSLSGEAKRWLHSFKGNSLKTWDEVVEKFLKNLLRKTPTHGFSEPIHLNIFIDGLRPQSKQLLDASAGGRIKLKTPKEAMEIIENMAAGGCSICGGTHESGCFIPLEEASQEVNYMGNQPRSGFNAGGFAGANTEKNPKEECKAIMTRSKKATMVENEGRVNEKSELVTEEGEEEKEKEEDQLRENKINDAPYPLVPSKKDKERHLACFLDILKKLEITIPFGEALQQMPLYSKFLKDMLTKKSKYIHSDNIVVEGNCSVVIQRILPPKYKDPRSVTIPCSIAAVSVGKALIDLGANINLMPLSMCRKIGELDIMPIGMTLQLADKSITRPYGVIEDVLVKV is encoded by the exons ATGGCTGAAGATCAACCTAAGAGGTTTACTCTCGAGGATTACTCTAGCTCAACCGTGCCACAATTCTTCACAAGTATAGCACGGTCGGAAGTTCAAGCACACAACATTACTTATCCTTATTCATTAATACAGTTAATTCAGGGAAACCTATTTCATGGCTTGCCAAATGAAGACCCGTATGCACACTTGGCCACATACATTGAGATTTGCAATACAGTGAAGATTGCCGGTGTGCCTGAAGACGCAGTGAGGCTAAGtttgttctctttttcattATCTGGGGAAGCCAAGAGGTGGTTACACTCATTTAAAGGAAATAGCTTGaagacttgggatgaagtggttgagaaattcttaaaaaa CTTGCTGCGAAAAACACCGACTCATGGATTCTCCGAACCAATTCATCTTAATATTTTCATAGATGGGTTAAGGCCACAGTCCAAGCAGTTATTAGATGCTTCTGCTGGAGGAAGGATCAAATTAAAGACCCCTAAAGAAGCTATGGAGATTATTGAGAATATGGCT GCTGGAGGTTGTAGCATATGTGGAGGAACTCATGAGTCTGGGTGTTTTATACCTCTTGAAGAGGCTTCACAAGAAGTgaattatatgggaaatcagcCCAGATCGGGATTTAATGCAGGTGGATTTGCAG GAGCAAACACTGAAAAGAATCCAAAAGAAGAGTGCAAAGCTATCATGACCCGGAGCAAGAAGGCAACCATGGTGGAGAATGAAGGGAGGGTTAATGAAAAGTCAGAGCTAGTGactgaagaaggagaagaagaaaaggaaaaagaagaagatcagTTGAGggagaacaaaataaatgatg CACCATACCCTCTGGTGCCAtcaaagaaagacaaggagcgaCATTTGGCTTGTTTCCTTGATATCCTCAAGAAATTAGAGATAACCATTCCCTTTGGAGAAGCCCTACAACAAATGCCACTCTAttccaagtttctaaaggataTGCTGACCAAGAAGAGCAAATATATCCACAGTGATAATATTGTAGTGGAAGGAAACtgtagtgttgtgattcaaAGAATCCTTCcacctaaatacaaggatccaAGGAGTGTCACAATCCCTTGCTCTATTGCTGCAGTGTCTGTTGGTAAAGCTCTCATTGATTTGGGGGCCAACATAAATTTGatgcctctctccatgtgcagGAAAATTGGAGAGTTGGACATTATGCCAATTGGAATGACACTACAACTGGCAGACAAATCAATTACAAGGCcatatggagtgattgaagatgtTCTAGTCAAGGTGTAG